In the Aneurinibacillus soli genome, one interval contains:
- a CDS encoding ATP-binding protein, producing the protein MKTRLLAFGICLLSFFIMFFLFWIVLEKFTSKETPHAQRGVLDLSAWDFEKKGAVSLDGEWAFYPDQLLEPKDLEAGQKNPTYVKVPSLWNDYSIQGKKLPPYGSATYHLQIKVNGQERIFGIKTSNIRMANRIYINGHLVGASGVPSIQGTYSPENTPYVRYVNVSGDKVDVIVHVSNYVYAPGGGIFHSIYFGDQQTISSLREQALAFDWIMLTGIVVMGIYFLGLYMQRRKDFSLLSFAVFCFFSGLYVVTHGEKVLYTLFPQIDYFLFQKLQVISGIISNVSLILYTYFFFSTLCFLWFVQISVFVGSALIIASFVFPMSIYTHLELPFSLFASVPYFYMIYISVLAAIRGMEGAIYLTVGAFSFMMYMVDTTLNIRGYSSTNILPPFEPLLFMLMHSLLMSLRSYNAFKKNEELSTKLLTVDKLKDEFLAKTSHELRTPLHGIINMTQILLEEIADKINARQKESLYLIHSIGKRLSNLINDIIDVSKMKQGELTLYPSFVDVRTSAHTVLATFSILQQEKEITLCNRIPEDLPSVYVDENRLHQIFYNLIDNAMKYTTSGTVEIFAQVRGEFLEIVVKDTGAGIPEDKYDEIFQSFHQLEAHMTRENNGIGLGLNITKQLVELHGGRIDVESQVGRGSRFRFTLPVVKNERQREEKKFSITDTNVHVMSFTTPYKRMKEGTSTVLVVDDEYSNLNVVINAIDAMGHSVIAVKNGAEAFDALYNHPTIDLVILDLMMPRISGLEVCKHIRKTASLSEIPILMLTAAGQVGDILASFEAGANDFLPKPVELAELKARVASLLLMKKSAQDAVQHELDFLQAQITPHFLYNALNTVVSLSYKDAEKMRGIIHDLVYYLRAKFDFNRMDRVIPIQQELELVRAYLEIEKVRYSHRLQVLFDIDENVECLLPPLTIQPLVENAIQHGISPKISGGTVKISVRQVENTVQIIVEDDGSGIPEARIQQILGGQYNGVGFRNVNKRLQTIYNCQLQIESSSETGTKIIVALNEGVVL; encoded by the coding sequence ATGAAAACAAGACTACTGGCATTTGGAATATGTCTTTTATCTTTCTTTATTATGTTTTTTCTTTTTTGGATCGTTCTTGAAAAGTTTACCTCGAAAGAAACGCCGCACGCACAACGGGGTGTTCTTGATTTATCAGCGTGGGATTTTGAGAAAAAAGGAGCTGTATCCCTGGATGGAGAGTGGGCGTTTTATCCGGACCAATTGCTTGAGCCAAAAGATCTTGAAGCCGGACAGAAAAATCCTACATATGTAAAAGTTCCGTCTTTATGGAATGATTATAGTATCCAGGGTAAAAAACTTCCTCCTTATGGCAGTGCGACCTATCATCTACAAATAAAAGTAAACGGTCAGGAGCGAATATTTGGTATAAAAACCTCAAATATTCGTATGGCAAATAGAATCTATATAAATGGTCATCTAGTAGGCGCGAGCGGGGTTCCGAGCATACAAGGAACGTATTCCCCTGAAAATACACCGTATGTACGTTATGTGAATGTATCAGGGGATAAAGTTGATGTGATTGTTCACGTTTCGAATTATGTGTACGCTCCTGGTGGCGGGATTTTTCACTCGATCTATTTCGGGGATCAGCAGACGATTTCTTCCTTGAGAGAACAGGCCCTTGCATTTGACTGGATTATGCTTACGGGGATTGTTGTTATGGGCATTTACTTTTTAGGATTATATATGCAGAGAAGGAAAGACTTTTCTTTGCTGTCTTTTGCTGTGTTTTGTTTTTTTTCAGGATTATATGTAGTGACGCATGGAGAAAAAGTGCTGTATACGTTATTTCCTCAGATTGATTATTTTTTATTTCAAAAGCTACAAGTGATATCAGGCATTATTTCGAATGTAAGTCTTATTTTGTATACGTATTTTTTCTTTTCTACACTCTGTTTTTTGTGGTTTGTACAGATAAGCGTTTTTGTCGGCAGCGCATTAATCATAGCATCCTTTGTTTTTCCGATGAGCATTTATACACATCTGGAGCTGCCTTTCTCCCTTTTTGCAAGTGTGCCGTACTTTTATATGATTTATATTTCTGTACTGGCAGCGATTAGAGGAATGGAAGGGGCCATCTATCTTACGGTCGGTGCTTTTTCTTTCATGATGTATATGGTTGATACTACGCTTAATATAAGGGGATATTCATCTACGAATATTCTCCCCCCTTTTGAACCTCTTTTATTTATGTTAATGCATTCCTTATTGATGTCACTTCGTTCGTATAATGCGTTCAAGAAAAATGAAGAGCTATCCACGAAATTGTTGACGGTTGATAAACTAAAGGATGAATTTCTGGCGAAAACCTCGCATGAATTACGAACACCGTTGCATGGGATTATTAATATGACGCAAATATTGCTAGAGGAAATAGCAGACAAAATCAATGCAAGGCAAAAGGAGAGCCTGTACTTGATTCATTCGATTGGCAAGCGCTTGTCTAACCTGATTAATGATATTATCGATGTTTCGAAAATGAAGCAGGGAGAATTGACCCTCTATCCATCTTTTGTTGATGTGCGAACAAGTGCTCATACCGTTCTCGCCACGTTCTCAATTCTACAGCAAGAGAAAGAAATCACACTATGCAATCGTATTCCGGAAGATTTACCGAGTGTTTATGTTGATGAAAATCGGTTGCATCAAATTTTTTACAACTTAATCGATAATGCGATGAAATACACCACAAGTGGAACGGTTGAAATTTTTGCACAAGTACGCGGGGAGTTTTTGGAGATTGTTGTGAAGGATACGGGAGCAGGAATACCTGAAGACAAATATGATGAAATTTTTCAATCATTCCATCAACTAGAAGCGCATATGACTCGAGAAAATAACGGGATTGGCCTTGGTTTGAACATCACGAAACAATTAGTAGAATTACACGGAGGCAGGATTGATGTGGAGTCACAGGTAGGGAGGGGATCTCGTTTTCGATTTACCCTGCCAGTGGTGAAAAACGAAAGACAAAGAGAGGAAAAGAAATTTTCTATAACAGATACAAATGTGCACGTTATGTCTTTTACTACCCCTTATAAAAGGATGAAGGAAGGAACGAGCACGGTATTAGTAGTAGATGATGAATATTCTAATTTAAACGTAGTCATCAATGCGATTGATGCTATGGGACATTCTGTGATTGCTGTAAAAAATGGCGCGGAAGCTTTTGACGCGTTATACAATCATCCAACTATTGATCTGGTTATTCTTGATCTTATGATGCCGCGAATATCCGGTCTAGAAGTGTGTAAACACATTCGAAAAACCGCCAGCTTAAGTGAAATACCGATTCTTATGTTGACGGCAGCCGGACAAGTGGGGGATATTCTCGCCTCTTTTGAAGCAGGTGCCAATGATTTTTTACCAAAACCTGTCGAACTTGCGGAATTAAAGGCCAGAGTGGCGTCTCTTCTTCTTATGAAAAAATCAGCGCAAGATGCCGTTCAGCATGAGCTAGACTTCTTACAAGCTCAAATTACTCCGCATTTTTTATATAACGCATTAAATACAGTCGTGTCTCTCTCGTATAAGGATGCTGAAAAAATGCGTGGAATCATTCATGACTTAGTGTACTATTTACGTGCAAAATTTGATTTTAATCGTATGGATCGAGTCATTCCGATACAACAAGAACTCGAATTGGTTCGTGCTTATTTAGAGATTGAAAAAGTACGATATTCTCATCGACTTCAGGTTCTGTTTGATATTGATGAGAATGTCGAATGCTTGCTTCCGCCGCTTACCATTCAACCGCTCGTAGAAAATGCGATCCAGCATGGGATTTCACCCAAAATTTCCGGGGGGACAGTGAAAATATCTGTTCGTCAAGTGGAGAATACGGTTCAAATTATCGTAGAGGATGACGGGAGTGGGATTCCTGAAGCACGCATCCAACAAATCCTCGGCGGTCAATACAACGGAGTAGGGTTCCGTAACGTAAATAAACGTCTACAGACGATCTATAATTGTCAATTACAAATTGAAAGTTCAAGTGAAACAGGTACAAAAATAATTGTGGCCTTAAACGAAGGAGTTGTGCTATGA
- a CDS encoding ABC transporter substrate-binding protein, giving the protein MTIKHVLDHLGRSVAVPFPPKRIVSLCPSLTETLFALGVGERVIGRTQFCIHPTEALADVVRVGGTKQVKDDVLASLAPDLIIAEKEENPKEMVERLAESYPVYVTDVETYEDALHMIRDLGRVVGARVEAKQLIREIETGFAELMQVDGKRVAYFIWQNPYMVVGDHTYIHSLLSRCGFVNVFAEAEGRYPAVTEDDIRAAAPDYLFLSSEPFPFAQKHREALSALFPDSTVVLVDGEMFSWYGSRMVAAARYLRNLVRDTTGSSFNT; this is encoded by the coding sequence ATGACTATCAAGCATGTTCTCGATCATCTGGGGCGGTCGGTTGCCGTTCCATTTCCCCCAAAGCGGATTGTTTCACTCTGCCCGTCGCTGACCGAGACGTTGTTTGCGCTTGGCGTGGGGGAGCGAGTAATTGGGCGGACGCAGTTCTGTATTCACCCGACAGAGGCACTTGCGGATGTCGTGCGCGTCGGTGGTACAAAGCAGGTCAAAGATGATGTACTCGCATCGCTTGCCCCGGACTTGATTATTGCGGAAAAAGAAGAGAATCCGAAAGAGATGGTCGAGCGCCTTGCGGAATCGTATCCGGTGTATGTGACGGACGTCGAGACGTATGAGGATGCGCTTCATATGATCCGTGATCTTGGTAGAGTTGTCGGCGCACGCGTGGAAGCGAAGCAACTGATTCGTGAGATTGAGACAGGCTTTGCGGAACTGATGCAAGTAGACGGTAAGCGTGTAGCATATTTCATCTGGCAGAATCCATACATGGTCGTGGGGGATCATACGTATATTCACTCGCTGCTCTCGCGCTGCGGATTTGTAAATGTGTTTGCGGAAGCGGAAGGCCGTTATCCGGCGGTGACGGAAGATGACATCCGTGCAGCAGCACCGGATTATTTGTTCCTGTCATCGGAGCCGTTCCCGTTTGCCCAGAAGCATCGAGAGGCGCTTTCGGCGCTGTTTCCAGACAGTACGGTTGTGCTGGTGGATGGAGAGATGTTTTCGTGGTACGGTTCACGAATGGTGGCGGCAGCACGCTATTTGCGAAACCTGGTGCGTGATACTACTGGATCATCTTTTAATACATAG
- a CDS encoding ABC-F family ATP-binding cassette domain-containing protein, whose product MISTTGLTLRYGSRALFSDVNIKFTPGNCYGLIGANGAGKSTFLKILSGEIEASSGQVNITPGERLAILKQNHFEFDDCEVLKTVIMGHRRLYEIMVEKDELYAKPDFSDEDGMRASELEGEFAELNGWQAEAEAAEMLMGLGIPVDLHDKLMQDLDGSQKVRVLLAQALFGNPDILLLDEPTNHLDLESIQWLENFLYNYENTVIVVSHDRHFLNKVCTHIADIDFGKVQMYVGNYDFWYESSQLALKLAKDANKKTDEKRKELEAFIRRFSSNASKAKQATSRKKQLDKLTLEDIKPSSRRYPYINFKAEREAGKDILSVRDLSKTIEGEKVLDNVTFTINKGDKIALVGQSELARTTLMQIVMGEVEADAGEFTWGVTTSQAYFPKDNAEYFEGCDLNLVDWLRQYSHDQDETFVRGFLGRMLFSGEEALKKASVLSGGEKVRCMLSRMMLKGANVLLLDEPTNHLDLESITALNNGLMEFDGTIIFDSHDHQFVQTVANRVIEITPNGLIDKQMEYDEYLANDEVKALREKMYS is encoded by the coding sequence ATGATCAGCACAACTGGTCTTACGCTACGCTACGGGAGCCGCGCCCTGTTCAGCGATGTAAACATTAAATTTACGCCGGGCAACTGCTACGGCTTAATTGGCGCAAACGGCGCTGGAAAATCGACATTTCTCAAAATTTTGTCCGGTGAGATTGAAGCGTCAAGCGGTCAGGTGAACATTACACCGGGTGAGCGTCTGGCAATTCTGAAACAGAACCACTTTGAATTCGATGATTGCGAAGTGCTCAAAACCGTAATCATGGGCCACCGCCGTCTATACGAAATTATGGTTGAGAAAGATGAACTATACGCAAAGCCGGACTTCTCGGATGAAGACGGCATGCGTGCTTCTGAACTGGAAGGCGAATTCGCGGAGCTGAACGGCTGGCAGGCGGAAGCGGAAGCAGCCGAGATGCTGATGGGTCTTGGCATTCCGGTTGATCTGCATGATAAACTGATGCAAGATTTGGACGGAAGCCAGAAGGTCCGTGTTCTGCTTGCACAAGCACTGTTCGGCAATCCAGACATTCTACTGCTCGATGAGCCGACCAACCATTTGGATCTCGAATCGATTCAATGGCTGGAGAACTTCCTATATAATTATGAAAATACCGTAATCGTCGTATCCCATGACCGTCACTTCCTGAACAAAGTATGTACGCATATCGCGGATATCGACTTTGGAAAAGTGCAAATGTACGTAGGTAACTACGATTTCTGGTATGAATCGAGCCAGCTAGCATTGAAGCTTGCGAAAGACGCAAATAAGAAAACGGATGAAAAGCGCAAAGAGTTAGAAGCGTTCATTCGCCGTTTCAGCTCGAACGCATCTAAAGCAAAGCAAGCAACATCGCGTAAGAAACAACTTGATAAGCTGACACTCGAAGACATCAAGCCGTCTTCTCGTCGCTACCCGTATATTAATTTCAAAGCCGAGCGCGAAGCTGGTAAGGATATTCTTAGCGTACGCGATTTGTCGAAAACCATTGAGGGCGAGAAAGTACTCGATAACGTAACCTTTACCATTAATAAAGGCGATAAAATTGCGCTCGTTGGTCAAAGTGAGTTGGCTCGAACTACGCTTATGCAGATTGTAATGGGCGAAGTGGAAGCAGATGCAGGTGAATTCACATGGGGCGTTACGACGTCACAGGCGTATTTCCCGAAAGACAATGCGGAATACTTCGAAGGCTGCGACTTGAATCTCGTCGACTGGCTGCGTCAGTATTCACACGATCAGGATGAAACGTTCGTGCGTGGCTTCCTCGGTCGTATGCTGTTCTCCGGTGAGGAAGCGCTGAAAAAAGCGAGCGTATTGTCCGGGGGCGAAAAAGTTCGTTGCATGCTGTCGCGCATGATGCTCAAGGGCGCAAATGTCCTGCTGCTTGACGAACCAACGAATCACCTTGATCTCGAATCGATCACAGCACTCAATAACGGCCTAATGGAATTCGATGGCACGATCATCTTTGACTCGCATGACCATCAGTTCGTACAGACCGTTGCCAACCGTGTGATTGAGATTACGCCGAACGGGCTGATCGACAAGCAGATGGAGTATGATGAGTACCTCGCAAACGATGAAGTGAAAGCACTGCGCGAGAAAATGTATAGCTAG
- the phoU gene encoding phosphate signaling complex protein PhoU: MQTHSFEQVKQQIIELAYMVRGHFLQATQAFEQKNAELAREVTAQDEEANALTDSVSKHSLSLIALQAPVAGDMRTVGAYLKIVTDLERIGDQAVDMADAVIRMDKTEKELPFFSIMDMTDAVKGILDTTIQAFEKEDINPLHTLNDMDDVIDTLHRRNVEMLESLLEKEPQHFREAIQYIKLLHALERIGDHATNIGEWTLYMKTGHIADLNH; encoded by the coding sequence ATGCAGACACATTCATTCGAACAAGTAAAACAACAAATTATTGAGCTGGCTTATATGGTACGTGGCCATTTCTTGCAGGCTACCCAGGCATTTGAGCAGAAAAATGCTGAACTGGCTCGCGAGGTTACTGCACAAGATGAAGAAGCGAATGCTTTAACTGATAGCGTATCTAAGCACAGCCTTAGCCTTATCGCTTTACAGGCTCCAGTAGCAGGAGACATGCGCACGGTTGGCGCATATTTGAAAATCGTAACGGATCTCGAGCGCATTGGTGATCAAGCGGTAGATATGGCGGATGCCGTCATCCGTATGGATAAGACGGAAAAAGAGCTTCCGTTTTTTAGCATCATGGACATGACAGACGCAGTTAAAGGCATTCTTGATACTACTATCCAGGCGTTCGAAAAAGAGGACATCAATCCGCTTCACACGTTAAATGACATGGATGACGTGATTGACACGCTGCATCGTCGTAACGTTGAAATGCTTGAATCGCTTCTTGAAAAAGAACCGCAGCACTTCCGTGAAGCGATCCAGTATATCAAGCTTCTCCATGCCCTCGAACGGATTGGCGACCATGCCACTAACATTGGGGAATGGACCCTTTACATGAAAACCGGGCACATCGCAGACTTGAATCACTAG
- the kapD gene encoding 3'-5' exonuclease KapD: protein MKNQYIFLDFEFTTFEKKEAPRGFFHEVIEAGIIVVKDWEIIDTYSSLVSPVFFPELGEKCRKLTGITQDDVQSGIPFDHMIMELLTRYEPAGTTLVTWGDLDIKGLRRNCREHKVKFPFSVMLDDWLDLSKAYQFYYGHKDTPGLWAALTKYGLADKAQAHRALDDAVATFKVMQQMQQDNWVYDPKKPTMQTSIADLMDGSNMALLEKLRQQLS, encoded by the coding sequence ATGAAAAACCAGTATATTTTTCTGGATTTTGAATTTACAACGTTTGAGAAGAAAGAAGCGCCACGCGGATTTTTTCATGAAGTCATCGAAGCCGGGATAATTGTCGTAAAAGACTGGGAAATCATCGATACGTACTCATCCCTTGTTTCGCCCGTGTTTTTTCCCGAACTCGGCGAGAAATGCCGAAAGCTAACCGGCATTACACAGGATGATGTACAGAGTGGGATTCCGTTTGATCATATGATTATGGAACTGTTGACACGCTATGAGCCAGCAGGAACGACGCTCGTTACGTGGGGCGATCTCGATATTAAAGGACTACGCCGTAACTGTCGAGAGCACAAGGTAAAGTTCCCTTTCTCGGTCATGCTTGATGACTGGCTGGATCTGTCCAAAGCATATCAGTTTTACTACGGACATAAAGACACGCCAGGGCTATGGGCAGCCCTGACGAAATACGGATTGGCTGATAAAGCTCAGGCGCACCGGGCGCTTGATGATGCAGTCGCTACTTTTAAGGTTATGCAACAGATGCAACAGGACAACTGGGTATACGACCCGAAAAAACCGACGATGCAGACGTCCATTGCCGATCTGATGGACGGCAGTAACATGGCGCTGCTTGAAAAATTACGACAGCAGCTCTCCTAA